A DNA window from Oceanibaculum indicum P24 contains the following coding sequences:
- the scpB gene encoding SMC-Scp complex subunit ScpB has product MSETPLLVTERERAQALRLLEAILFASREPVAEATLLERLPDGIDIKGLLADLSAIYENRGVVLTRIAGKWAFRTAADLAPKMAHERTQLRKLSRAAIETIAIIAYHQPITRAEIEEVRGVGLSKGTLDVLLEAGWVKPGRRRESPGRPLTWVTTDVFLDQFGIADLKELPGVEELKAAGLLDKRPSLATIAMREEEADMSSGQDDEEGAEPLMLDDEEF; this is encoded by the coding sequence ATGAGCGAGACACCGCTTCTGGTCACGGAGCGCGAGCGGGCGCAGGCGCTGCGTCTGCTGGAGGCGATCCTGTTCGCCTCGCGCGAGCCGGTGGCCGAGGCCACCTTGCTGGAGCGGCTGCCGGATGGAATCGATATCAAGGGCTTGCTGGCCGACCTTTCGGCGATCTATGAGAATCGCGGCGTTGTCCTGACCCGTATCGCCGGCAAATGGGCCTTCCGCACCGCTGCCGATCTGGCGCCGAAGATGGCGCATGAGCGCACCCAACTGCGCAAGCTGTCGCGCGCCGCCATCGAGACCATTGCGATCATCGCCTATCACCAGCCAATCACCCGTGCGGAGATTGAGGAGGTGCGCGGTGTCGGCCTGTCCAAGGGCACGCTGGACGTGCTGCTTGAAGCCGGCTGGGTGAAGCCCGGCCGCCGGCGCGAATCGCCGGGCCGCCCGCTGACCTGGGTGACGACCGATGTGTTTCTCGACCAGTTCGGCATCGCCGACCTGAAGGAGCTTCCGGGAGTCGAGGAACTGAAGGCCGCCGGCCTGCTCGACAAGCGCCCGAGCCTCGCAACCATTGCGATGCGCGAGGAGGAGGCCGATATGTCATCCGGACAGGACGATGAAGAGGGCGCCGAGCCCCTTATGCTCGACGATGAGGAATTCTGA
- a CDS encoding segregation and condensation protein A translates to MNERPDDFEEDVPVAMPAQLILDLEGFEGPIDLLLTLARDQKVDLARISILKLADQYLAFIQQARRLHLEIAADYLVMAAWLAFLKSRLLLPAPPGEPEPSGAEMAEALAFQLRRLEAMQEAGVRLMARPQLGQDVFARGAEEQFPTVISTRYEASLYDLLKAYADFRRRTEHKSLRIAPTQLYSVEDALERLRVLVGRVPDWAMLQSFLPPDLRDSLIARSAIAATFVASLELVKQGTVELRQGETFGPIYLRAKTGTPETPQ, encoded by the coding sequence ATGAATGAGCGGCCCGACGATTTCGAGGAGGATGTGCCGGTCGCCATGCCGGCGCAGCTGATCCTCGATCTGGAAGGGTTCGAGGGGCCCATCGACCTGCTGCTGACGCTGGCCCGCGACCAGAAGGTCGATCTCGCCCGCATTTCCATCCTGAAGCTGGCCGACCAGTATCTCGCCTTCATCCAACAGGCACGCCGGCTGCATCTGGAAATCGCCGCCGACTATCTGGTCATGGCAGCCTGGCTGGCCTTCCTGAAGTCGCGACTGCTGCTGCCGGCCCCGCCCGGCGAACCGGAGCCGAGTGGTGCCGAGATGGCGGAAGCGCTGGCCTTCCAGCTGCGCCGGCTGGAGGCGATGCAGGAGGCCGGCGTGCGTTTGATGGCACGGCCGCAGCTGGGGCAGGATGTCTTCGCGCGCGGCGCCGAGGAACAGTTTCCGACCGTGATTTCGACACGGTACGAAGCCTCGCTCTACGATCTGCTGAAGGCCTATGCCGATTTCCGCCGCCGTACCGAGCACAAATCGCTGCGGATCGCCCCGACCCAGCTCTATTCGGTCGAGGATGCGCTGGAGCGACTGCGGGTGCTGGTCGGCCGGGTGCCGGACTGGGCGATGCTGCAGAGCTTCCTGCCGCCGGATCTGCGCGACAGCCTGATCGCGCGCTCGGCCATTGCCGCGACCTTTGTTGCCAGCCTGGAGTTGGTGAAGCAGGGCACCGTGGAGCTGCGCCAGGGCGAGACCTTCGGGCCAATCTATCTGCGGGCCAAGACCGGCACCCCGGAGACACCGCAATGA
- a CDS encoding site-2 protease family protein, giving the protein MMETSLEYLGQILIGASVWVLPVLLAVTFHEAAHGYVAWRLGDPTAKSLGRVTFNPLKHVDPVGTILLPGLLLLLRAPFLFGYAKPVPVNFSRLGNPRRDMVFVAAAGPGANIILAFLAAFMLHLVPVLPETVAYWTAENLQNAIWLNLVLAVFNMLPIPPLDGGRVAVGILPYELAIRLARLERAGLVLVIGLLFLIPFGLAQFGIHFPITEWIILAPVEYLARGILAISGVI; this is encoded by the coding sequence ATGATGGAGACGTCCCTGGAGTATCTGGGGCAGATCCTCATTGGCGCGTCGGTCTGGGTGCTGCCGGTGCTGCTGGCCGTCACCTTCCATGAGGCGGCACATGGCTATGTCGCCTGGCGCCTGGGCGATCCGACGGCGAAGAGCCTGGGCCGCGTGACCTTCAACCCGCTGAAACATGTCGATCCGGTCGGCACCATCCTGCTGCCAGGCCTGCTGCTGCTGCTGCGCGCGCCCTTCCTGTTCGGTTATGCCAAGCCGGTGCCGGTGAATTTCAGCCGGCTGGGCAATCCGCGCCGCGATATGGTGTTCGTGGCCGCCGCCGGGCCGGGGGCGAACATCATCCTCGCCTTCTTGGCGGCCTTCATGCTGCATCTCGTGCCCGTCCTGCCGGAAACTGTGGCATACTGGACTGCGGAAAACCTGCAGAACGCAATCTGGCTTAATCTGGTGCTTGCCGTCTTCAACATGCTGCCGATTCCGCCGCTCGACGGTGGCCGCGTCGCCGTCGGCATCCTGCCTTACGAGCTTGCGATCCGGCTGGCCCGGCTGGAACGCGCCGGCCTGGTGCTGGTGATCGGCCTGTTGTTCCTGATTCCTTTCGGCTTGGCGCAGTTCGGCATCCATTTCCCGATCACCGAATGGATCATCCTGGCGCCGGTGGAATATCTGGCGCGCGGTATCCTGGCGATCAGCGGCGTGATCTGA